One Kangiella geojedonensis DNA segment encodes these proteins:
- the metB gene encoding cystathionine gamma-synthase, giving the protein MSHQQATQAVRAGIETDEQYGAVTPALYLSSNYTFEGLGSPRKYDYSRSGNPTRDVLADCLAELEGGAGAVVTSSGMSAVHLVTQLLEPGDLVVVPHDCYGGTYRLFTSLAKKGGCRVTFVDQGNDEAYQKALAEKPKIVWIETPSNPLLRIVDVEKLCTQAGDTVIKVVDNTFLSPIQQKPLELGADLVIHSTTKYINGHSDVVGGAVVAKTEDLFEQVAWWANCIGITASPFDSFITTRGIRTLGIRIKKHEENAQAIAEFLDKHSLVDNVYYPGLEHHPGHLIARKQQKGFGAMLSFTTSFDQETLAQFIKELKLFPLAESLGGVESLICHPSTMTHAAMDEAAQVEAGITPRLLRVSVGIEELDDLLSDLTQAFEKVSLNTTAVNKEVSNG; this is encoded by the coding sequence ATGAGTCATCAACAAGCTACGCAAGCTGTTAGGGCAGGGATCGAAACTGATGAACAGTATGGTGCAGTAACTCCAGCTTTATATTTATCGAGCAACTACACGTTTGAAGGGTTAGGTAGTCCTAGAAAGTATGATTATAGTCGTTCCGGTAATCCAACTCGCGATGTGCTGGCCGACTGCCTAGCAGAGTTAGAAGGTGGTGCCGGAGCGGTAGTTACATCAAGTGGCATGTCGGCAGTTCACCTTGTCACACAATTGCTAGAGCCAGGTGATTTAGTGGTAGTGCCGCATGATTGCTATGGCGGAACTTATCGTTTGTTTACGTCGCTAGCTAAAAAAGGAGGGTGTCGAGTAACGTTTGTTGATCAGGGCAATGATGAAGCGTACCAAAAAGCGTTAGCTGAAAAGCCAAAAATTGTCTGGATCGAAACTCCGAGTAATCCTCTGTTGCGAATCGTGGATGTTGAGAAACTTTGTACGCAAGCAGGCGACACAGTGATTAAAGTGGTGGATAACACTTTCTTGTCTCCTATTCAGCAAAAACCCTTAGAGCTAGGGGCTGATTTAGTGATCCATTCAACTACTAAATACATTAATGGACACAGCGATGTGGTTGGCGGTGCAGTTGTCGCTAAAACTGAAGACTTGTTTGAACAAGTTGCATGGTGGGCTAATTGTATCGGTATTACTGCATCGCCTTTCGATAGTTTTATCACGACTCGGGGAATTCGTACCTTAGGTATTCGTATTAAGAAACATGAAGAAAATGCTCAGGCAATCGCTGAGTTTTTAGATAAACACTCACTGGTCGATAACGTCTATTACCCAGGCTTGGAACATCACCCAGGTCACCTGATTGCACGTAAGCAACAGAAAGGCTTTGGTGCAATGCTGTCCTTTACGACAAGTTTTGATCAAGAAACTTTAGCGCAGTTTATTAAAGAACTAAAACTGTTCCCGTTAGCTGAGTCATTAGGTGGTGTAGAAAGTTTGATTTGTCATCCCTCAACCATGACGCATGCTGCCATGGATGAAGCTGCTCAAGTTGAAGCAGGTATCACGCCAAGACTTTTGCGTGTCTCAGTGGGTATTGAAGAGCTTGATGATCTACTCAGCGACCTTACCCAGGCTTTTGAAAAAGTATCCTTGAATACAACGGCAGTAAACAAAGAGGTGAGCAATGGCTGA
- a CDS encoding alpha/beta fold hydrolase → MAVATNKTMSDSQLPAEVVHDSIAVRGKLALAVGPVASPLDIEYSIYGNLACPVIVVLGGITADRYVLGTKENNTNKATVKDKSSEQLGWWSQLEGANRALDTDEHCIVSFNYISRVAIKSSAGNKLGYNLTPSDQAVVLKHLLDVLGIHKPIKIIGSSYGGMVGLSFAEQFKANIEQFTCISASDRSTHTARAIRSIQKGIFELADNSIQKHQALSLARQLSILFYRTDEVFDTQFIDPATQTPLGKVINYDQTIYSYLNHQGQKFANKTSIGNYEALLDSIDAHNVSPKEILCDCSFIAVPNDRLVSYESMRRLAQNIKGKSEFYRLESIYGHDAFLKEFDQLNKLLKKILGESDESSTSYASC, encoded by the coding sequence ATGGCGGTAGCAACAAATAAGACAATGAGTGACTCACAGTTACCAGCTGAAGTGGTACATGACTCTATTGCTGTAAGGGGGAAACTAGCCTTAGCGGTTGGGCCTGTGGCCAGCCCCCTTGATATTGAGTATTCGATTTATGGCAATTTAGCTTGCCCTGTAATTGTGGTGTTGGGTGGAATCACGGCTGATAGGTATGTGCTGGGAACTAAGGAAAATAATACTAACAAGGCTACGGTTAAGGATAAAAGCAGCGAGCAACTAGGTTGGTGGAGTCAGTTAGAAGGAGCTAACAGGGCTTTGGACACTGATGAGCATTGCATTGTGTCTTTTAATTATATCAGTCGCGTGGCGATTAAATCATCGGCTGGAAACAAGCTTGGGTATAACTTAACACCTTCAGATCAAGCGGTTGTATTGAAGCATTTGCTCGATGTGTTGGGCATACATAAGCCCATCAAAATTATCGGCAGTTCTTATGGCGGTATGGTTGGCCTTAGCTTTGCGGAGCAATTTAAAGCCAATATTGAACAGTTTACCTGTATTTCTGCGAGTGATCGAAGTACTCATACAGCGCGCGCAATAAGATCAATCCAGAAAGGCATCTTTGAGTTAGCTGATAACTCGATACAAAAGCATCAAGCTTTGTCTTTAGCACGGCAGCTGTCGATTTTGTTTTATCGTACGGATGAAGTTTTTGACACACAGTTTATTGACCCAGCAACTCAAACACCTTTGGGCAAAGTGATTAACTATGACCAAACCATTTACAGTTACTTAAATCACCAAGGTCAGAAGTTTGCGAATAAAACCAGTATTGGTAACTACGAAGCATTATTGGATTCAATCGATGCTCATAACGTGAGTCCTAAAGAAATCTTATGTGACTGTAGTTTCATTGCCGTCCCAAATGATCGTTTAGTCAGTTACGAGTCTATGCGCAGGCTTGCGCAGAATATTAAAGGAAAATCAGAATTTTATCGTCTTGAATCAATTTATGGTCACGACGCGTTTTTAAAAGAATTTGATCAGTTAAATAAATTATTGAAAAAGATATTGGGAGAAAGTGATGAGTCATCAACAAGCTACGCAAGCTGTTAG
- the metJ gene encoding met regulon transcriptional regulator MetJ yields the protein MSKKWNGEFINPYVEHGEKKDKVKKITVSIPFSVLKVLTDERTRRQINNLRHATNSELLCEAFLHAYTGQPLPTDEDLQKDKDDYVKEMIALSKKVSEAE from the coding sequence ATGAGTAAGAAATGGAATGGGGAATTTATTAACCCTTACGTAGAGCACGGTGAGAAAAAAGATAAAGTAAAGAAAATTACTGTTTCTATTCCCTTTTCTGTATTGAAAGTATTAACTGATGAGAGAACGAGACGTCAGATCAATAACTTAAGACACGCCACAAATAGTGAACTGTTGTGCGAAGCATTTTTACATGCTTACACTGGACAACCTCTTCCAACAGACGAAGATTTACAGAAAGACAAAGATGATTATGTCAAAGAGATGATAGCGTTAAGCAAAAAAGTATCTGAAGCAGAATAA
- a CDS encoding class I SAM-dependent methyltransferase, giving the protein MQKLTFSALALVLAAGCSDAANTEAKAQASGEVKAKASVEQKVEANVDAVVEKSDGISLWEELLTAGHRSDKNKQRDQYRHPQETLEFFGIKPGMTVVEIAPGGGWYTEILSPLLGPQGKLYAAHFDPDSEVEYYRNGRAKFERKMDVESDVYGNVEITTFQPPEMFDIAPEGSADAVVTFRNVHNWLRGGREATVDSFKAMYKALKPGGVLGVVEHRLPASQEQDEKASSGYMHQQFVIDVAQDAGFKLVASSEINANPKDTANHPKGVWTLPPSLRLGEEDQDKYLEIGESDRMTLKFVKPAKK; this is encoded by the coding sequence ATGCAAAAACTGACATTCAGCGCTTTAGCATTAGTGCTAGCGGCAGGTTGTTCTGATGCAGCGAATACGGAAGCGAAAGCCCAAGCCAGCGGCGAAGTAAAAGCTAAAGCGAGTGTTGAGCAAAAAGTTGAGGCAAACGTCGACGCTGTGGTAGAAAAGTCTGATGGGATCAGCCTATGGGAAGAATTGCTCACCGCAGGCCATCGGTCAGATAAAAATAAGCAACGCGATCAATACCGTCACCCACAAGAGACTTTAGAGTTTTTTGGTATAAAACCAGGAATGACTGTGGTCGAAATAGCACCTGGTGGCGGTTGGTACACTGAGATTTTATCGCCATTATTGGGCCCTCAGGGCAAGCTTTACGCTGCTCATTTTGATCCCGATAGCGAGGTTGAATACTATCGCAACGGTCGTGCTAAGTTTGAACGCAAAATGGACGTTGAGTCCGATGTTTACGGTAATGTTGAAATTACGACATTCCAGCCGCCGGAGATGTTTGATATTGCACCGGAGGGTTCAGCGGATGCTGTGGTAACTTTCCGGAATGTACATAACTGGTTGCGAGGTGGTCGTGAAGCCACCGTTGATAGCTTCAAAGCGATGTACAAAGCATTAAAGCCAGGTGGTGTGCTTGGCGTTGTAGAGCATCGCTTGCCTGCGTCACAGGAGCAGGATGAGAAAGCGTCCAGTGGCTATATGCATCAACAGTTTGTGATTGATGTTGCCCAGGATGCAGGTTTCAAGTTAGTTGCGAGCTCAGAGATTAACGCGAATCCTAAAGATACAGCTAATCACCCCAAAGGTGTTTGGACGTTACCACCAAGCTTAAGGTTAGGTGAAGAAGACCAAGACAAATACCTTGAGATTGGTGAGAGTGATCGCATGACTCTAAAGTTTGTAAAACCCGCTAAGAAATAA
- the nadA gene encoding quinolinate synthase NadA, which yields MTNVITSVDIDVPFPKPPLELSPEQKDSHIAKVKALLEHNNAVLIAHYYTDPDIQALAEETGGFVGDSLEMAKFGARHAADTLIIAGVKFMGETAKILSPEKRILMPTLEATCSLDLGCPIKEFSEFCDQHPDREVVVYANTSAAVKARADWVVTSSIAVDVLEHLAEEGKKIIWGPDKHLGRYIQQKTGADMLLWQGACIVHDEFKTNALKQTMALHPDAAVLVHPESPQEIVDLADFVGSTSQIIKAANELPQKKMIVATDKGIFYKMQQQAPGKELIIAPTAGEGATCRSCAHCPWMKMNALHVLSEVFEGNDKEIFVDEALAEKALIPLEKMVNFAKTIQSEVKSNI from the coding sequence ATGACCAACGTAATTACCTCAGTGGATATTGACGTTCCATTCCCGAAACCTCCGCTTGAATTAAGCCCTGAACAAAAAGATAGCCATATAGCAAAAGTAAAAGCTTTGCTGGAGCACAATAATGCGGTGTTAATTGCCCATTATTATACGGATCCCGATATTCAGGCTTTAGCCGAAGAAACCGGTGGTTTTGTTGGTGATTCCCTAGAAATGGCAAAATTCGGTGCTAGGCATGCAGCTGATACATTGATTATTGCTGGTGTTAAGTTCATGGGAGAAACAGCTAAAATCTTAAGCCCAGAAAAGCGAATCTTAATGCCAACACTTGAGGCGACCTGTTCTTTGGATTTAGGTTGCCCGATTAAAGAGTTCAGTGAGTTCTGTGACCAGCATCCAGACAGAGAGGTGGTTGTTTATGCCAATACTTCAGCAGCCGTTAAGGCACGTGCAGACTGGGTGGTAACCTCGAGTATTGCCGTCGATGTATTGGAGCACTTGGCTGAGGAAGGAAAGAAAATTATTTGGGGGCCAGATAAACACCTTGGACGTTATATTCAGCAGAAAACCGGTGCTGACATGCTGTTATGGCAAGGAGCCTGTATTGTGCATGATGAGTTTAAAACGAATGCTTTGAAGCAGACTATGGCATTGCATCCAGATGCTGCGGTGCTTGTGCACCCTGAGTCGCCGCAAGAGATTGTCGATTTAGCCGATTTTGTAGGCTCTACCTCTCAAATCATTAAAGCGGCCAACGAGTTGCCTCAAAAGAAAATGATTGTCGCTACAGATAAAGGGATTTTCTATAAAATGCAACAGCAGGCGCCTGGTAAGGAACTTATCATTGCTCCAACGGCAGGCGAGGGCGCTACATGTCGTAGCTGTGCGCACTGTCCTTGGATGAAGATGAATGCTTTGCATGTTTTGTCTGAGGTTTTCGAAGGTAATGATAAAGAAATCTTTGTTGACGAAGCGTTGGCAGAAAAAGCATTGATTCCCCTTGAAAAGATGGTCAACTTCGCTAAGACTATACAGTCAGAAGTTAAAAGTAACATCTAG
- a CDS encoding M14 family metallopeptidase produces MKINSLFDSGNIEVVSTDDTSNITLNIPADSNSEFKQWFHFKAHGEVGKEYGFEILNAKDCSYVDGWENYQAVASYDRQYWFRVETEFTADKTLKFKHQFEQATVYFSYFEPYSYERHQNLIQVAQLSEDCEHRIIGETVDGRDMDLLVIGNESKERKIWITARQHPGETMAEWCAEGLIERLLDPTDALSRSLLEKAVFYVVPNMNVDGSYRGNLRSNAAGANLNREWQNPSLEKSPEVYHVRQAMQQTGVDAYLDLHGDEALPYVFVAGTEGVPSYSSKVKELEDEFKSILMSVNPDFQDKFGYDKDEPGKANLTVANAWVGEEFNCLSYTLEMPFKDNANLPNSETGWSGERSYVLGQTLLNPIYQLIDKLR; encoded by the coding sequence ATGAAAATAAATAGTTTATTTGATAGCGGTAATATCGAAGTTGTATCAACGGATGACACATCAAACATCACACTTAATATTCCAGCTGACTCTAATAGTGAGTTCAAGCAATGGTTCCACTTCAAGGCTCATGGTGAAGTTGGTAAAGAATACGGCTTTGAAATACTCAATGCTAAAGATTGTTCATACGTCGATGGCTGGGAAAACTACCAAGCAGTTGCTTCGTACGATAGACAATATTGGTTTCGGGTTGAAACTGAATTTACTGCTGATAAGACATTGAAGTTTAAGCATCAGTTCGAGCAAGCCACTGTCTATTTCTCTTACTTCGAGCCTTATTCGTACGAGCGCCACCAAAACCTGATTCAAGTAGCACAATTATCTGAGGATTGTGAGCACCGTATTATTGGTGAAACTGTAGACGGAAGGGATATGGACTTGTTAGTTATCGGCAACGAGTCTAAAGAACGTAAGATCTGGATTACAGCACGCCAACACCCTGGAGAAACGATGGCAGAGTGGTGTGCAGAAGGTTTGATTGAACGTTTATTGGATCCTACTGATGCGCTTTCTCGTAGTTTGCTTGAAAAAGCCGTTTTTTATGTGGTACCAAACATGAATGTCGACGGTAGTTATCGTGGTAATCTACGTTCGAACGCCGCCGGTGCTAACTTAAACCGTGAATGGCAAAACCCTTCTTTAGAAAAGAGTCCTGAGGTTTATCACGTTCGTCAAGCAATGCAACAGACTGGCGTTGATGCTTATTTGGACTTGCATGGCGATGAAGCGCTACCCTACGTATTCGTCGCTGGTACAGAAGGTGTACCGAGCTACTCTTCTAAAGTCAAAGAGCTTGAAGACGAGTTTAAATCAATCTTAATGTCAGTAAATCCAGACTTTCAGGATAAGTTTGGCTACGACAAAGATGAGCCTGGTAAAGCCAACTTAACCGTTGCAAATGCGTGGGTTGGTGAAGAATTTAATTGCTTATCATATACACTAGAAATGCCTTTTAAAGATAACGCTAACTTACCAAACTCAGAAACCGGGTGGTCAGGTGAGCGTAGTTATGTGTTAGGTCAAACATTATTGAACCCGATTTATCAGCTGATTGATAAGTTACGATAG
- a CDS encoding TonB family protein: MKKLTQIISYSFAALVLTLAAQLSVAAEQTTVSGTTLELNGLGVHSELRNEWFLNGLYLVNKTDDADEAITSSGAKRMEIKVLADNLSGRRLKRFWIERIKNNNEASNVLANAKSVRDFATVMDQDLVSGDVVTIDLLPSVATVISINGSEVGRTDPEAFALILRTWIGERPPSSEFKDAILGDISGAQRADLVARFAEIQPSSSRIAKFDQAAIAAREEEERKQREEEERKQRELEQQQLLEEQAKIAEQEKQLEEQKKQAEAEQQAEENAEAERLRLELEEAKRQLAEQQKAAEEAQKAQGPTAAELASMREQYSGELGAHYVPYFEYPQRDILRRHGKSALMRPREGKTHGNVSISIEVDRDGELVGGSLVSSSGEKILDDAVMNALFDSVPFPAMPENLPGETFKTTVSISIPAPQM, translated from the coding sequence ATGAAAAAACTTACTCAAATTATTTCTTACTCCTTTGCTGCTTTGGTGCTTACTTTAGCGGCTCAACTGTCAGTTGCCGCTGAGCAAACAACAGTTTCAGGAACGACTTTAGAATTGAATGGACTAGGAGTGCATAGCGAATTAAGAAACGAGTGGTTTCTTAACGGATTGTATTTAGTCAATAAAACGGATGACGCAGATGAAGCAATCACTTCATCCGGCGCCAAGAGGATGGAGATCAAGGTTCTTGCTGACAACTTATCTGGCAGACGCTTAAAGCGTTTCTGGATCGAGCGTATCAAAAACAATAATGAAGCGAGTAATGTGTTAGCCAACGCTAAATCAGTCCGAGACTTTGCTACAGTGATGGATCAAGATTTAGTCAGCGGAGATGTGGTTACGATTGATTTATTACCATCAGTCGCGACAGTGATCAGTATTAATGGTTCTGAAGTTGGTCGTACGGATCCTGAAGCATTCGCTTTAATTCTAAGGACATGGATTGGAGAGCGCCCACCAAGTTCCGAGTTTAAGGATGCTATCTTGGGTGATATATCTGGTGCACAGCGTGCCGACTTAGTAGCCCGTTTTGCAGAGATCCAGCCATCGTCATCTCGTATCGCTAAATTCGACCAAGCTGCCATTGCTGCGCGTGAAGAAGAGGAGCGTAAACAGCGTGAAGAGGAAGAGCGTAAACAAAGAGAATTAGAGCAACAGCAGCTACTAGAAGAGCAGGCAAAGATTGCTGAGCAAGAAAAGCAGTTAGAAGAACAGAAAAAACAAGCCGAAGCTGAACAGCAAGCCGAAGAAAACGCTGAAGCAGAACGTTTGCGTCTTGAGTTGGAAGAAGCAAAGAGACAACTTGCTGAGCAACAGAAAGCTGCTGAAGAGGCGCAAAAAGCACAAGGCCCAACTGCTGCAGAGCTTGCTAGCATGAGAGAGCAGTATTCAGGTGAGCTTGGAGCTCATTATGTTCCATATTTCGAATACCCACAGCGTGATATTCTACGTCGTCATGGTAAGTCAGCTTTGATGAGACCTCGCGAAGGAAAGACTCACGGTAATGTTTCTATCAGTATTGAAGTTGATAGAGACGGCGAATTAGTCGGTGGTAGCTTAGTGAGTAGTTCTGGTGAGAAGATTTTGGATGATGCTGTTATGAATGCATTATTTGATTCAGTACCATTCCCAGCGATGCCAGAAAATTTACCAGGTGAAACATTTAAGACAACGGTGAGTATTTCAATTCCTGCACCACAAATGTAG
- a CDS encoding winged helix-turn-helix domain-containing protein, whose amino-acid sequence MNDIILLVEDDEKLSGMIADFLRSHNFNVVVEGHGNRAIEFIEQNQPRAVILDVMLPGTDGFTICRTVRPKYQGPILMLTSLSDEIDEIAGLENGADDYLSKPVKSHVLLAHLRALLRRVESDEPVQNQDKIINAGNIAINAQNRSVMCDSKEVHLTTAEYNLLWLLAERSGEVVSREELHRKTFKLEYDGTDRSIDLRISRLRRKLGDDPKLPYIIKTIRGEGYLLAI is encoded by the coding sequence ATGAACGACATAATTCTTCTGGTTGAAGATGATGAAAAGCTGTCAGGCATGATCGCTGACTTTCTTCGCTCACATAATTTTAATGTAGTGGTTGAAGGTCATGGTAACCGTGCTATCGAGTTCATAGAGCAAAACCAGCCTCGCGCGGTCATACTGGACGTCATGCTTCCAGGTACTGATGGCTTTACTATTTGCCGCACAGTTCGTCCTAAGTACCAAGGACCTATTTTGATGCTAACCTCTCTTAGCGATGAAATTGACGAAATCGCTGGGCTAGAAAACGGTGCTGATGATTATCTCTCAAAGCCGGTAAAATCTCATGTCCTTTTGGCTCACTTACGCGCCTTACTAAGACGAGTCGAGTCCGATGAGCCGGTACAAAACCAAGATAAAATCATCAATGCCGGAAACATTGCCATCAATGCCCAAAATCGAAGTGTCATGTGTGATTCTAAGGAAGTTCATCTTACTACCGCAGAGTACAACCTATTGTGGTTATTGGCCGAGCGTTCCGGAGAAGTCGTTAGCCGTGAAGAGCTGCATCGCAAAACATTCAAATTAGAATATGATGGGACAGATAGAAGCATTGACTTAAGAATTTCAAGACTTAGACGAAAGCTTGGAGATGACCCTAAATTGCCTTATATTATTAAGACAATTCGTGGTGAAGGATATCTTCTCGCCATATAA
- a CDS encoding sensor histidine kinase, translated as MKRSLALLVILIAVNLCGFIAMYYVYFPWMEKIDNQEKQESILSDIRFLNFRLSLLDYSYSPQTIAKAEHELNAKITATTREQLGMEPANFQALKDNRYGINMARPEGPLAYLLLNDDQTILAVGPYPKNDDSINLRDWLFYLIILLIFNAIAVLIVYRHVNEYLNVAIRAIRELDLTGLRLKPIKSPLTNIAVNTPRVVNHINGLSKQHQQSLYNQRDLMHAVAHEFRGPMARLSFALDLFAQTDSESRQKELTNDMDEALQELDDLVKEVLGYSRLKDGRFPLSLEHFDLKKVCAQTIEKVKTIYPEKQFVLYSDPPKSIPLYADCNLIERVMINLIRNAARFSNKRVKIALVPFKNSIEIRVEDDGPGIPPGKRTRIFEPFTRLDFSRNRDSGGAGLGLAIAKGIVNRHQGTIWAEDSRELGGAVFTIHMPLKQKSPIIEAEDALKGSSKKKKKLKKSSAFDKFRKKRRSQD; from the coding sequence ATGAAACGAAGTTTAGCCCTACTGGTCATTCTAATAGCAGTAAACCTTTGTGGTTTTATCGCTATGTACTATGTCTATTTTCCGTGGATGGAAAAAATTGACAACCAGGAAAAACAAGAGTCTATTTTATCAGATATTAGATTTCTCAACTTTCGTTTATCACTCTTAGACTACAGCTACTCACCACAAACCATTGCCAAAGCCGAGCACGAGCTCAATGCTAAAATCACCGCTACCACGCGGGAACAACTTGGAATGGAGCCAGCAAACTTCCAAGCCTTAAAAGACAATCGCTACGGTATCAATATGGCTCGGCCAGAAGGCCCGCTAGCTTACTTGCTGCTAAATGACGACCAAACTATCTTGGCCGTGGGTCCCTACCCCAAAAATGATGATTCTATCAATCTTAGAGATTGGTTATTTTATTTGATCATTCTTCTGATATTCAATGCAATTGCCGTCTTGATCGTTTATCGCCATGTGAATGAATACCTTAATGTCGCAATCAGAGCTATTCGCGAATTAGATTTAACGGGATTACGTCTCAAGCCAATTAAATCTCCCTTAACAAACATTGCCGTCAACACCCCTAGAGTTGTTAATCATATCAATGGGTTAAGTAAGCAACATCAACAAAGTCTTTACAATCAAAGAGACCTAATGCACGCTGTCGCACATGAGTTTAGAGGTCCTATGGCAAGGCTGAGTTTTGCGTTGGACTTATTTGCTCAAACGGATTCAGAAAGCCGCCAAAAGGAACTCACTAATGATATGGATGAAGCGCTTCAAGAGCTTGATGACTTGGTCAAAGAAGTGCTTGGGTATTCACGGTTAAAGGATGGTCGTTTTCCTTTAAGTTTGGAACATTTTGACCTGAAGAAAGTCTGCGCTCAAACCATTGAGAAGGTCAAAACCATTTATCCTGAAAAACAGTTTGTTCTTTATTCAGATCCGCCAAAATCCATCCCGCTTTATGCTGATTGCAACCTCATCGAGCGTGTGATGATTAATTTGATCCGCAACGCAGCTCGCTTCTCAAATAAGCGCGTTAAAATCGCACTAGTACCCTTCAAAAATAGTATCGAAATACGGGTGGAAGACGATGGGCCAGGCATACCTCCCGGTAAAAGGACTCGTATTTTCGAGCCATTCACCCGTCTTGACTTTAGTCGTAACCGTGACTCCGGCGGTGCAGGACTTGGTCTTGCGATTGCCAAAGGTATCGTCAATCGCCACCAAGGAACCATTTGGGCTGAAGACAGTAGAGAATTAGGCGGCGCTGTATTTACAATACACATGCCGCTGAAGCAAAAGTCGCCCATTATTGAGGCTGAAGACGCACTAAAAGGCTCTTCTAAAAAGAAAAAGAAGCTAAAGAAAAGCTCCGCATTTGATAAGTTTAGAAAAAAACGACGAAGCCAAGATTAA
- a CDS encoding MBL fold metallo-hydrolase: MLKVASLGSGSKGNATLIATDKATVMVDCGFTLKETLKRLERLEVSAHDIDAVLVTHEHQDHISGVGPLSRKFDIPVWSTRGSLLSGKCGKLTQYSIIEGFEAFQIGDLDILPISVPHDAREPCQYLFTASQKHLAILTDLGSYTPEIIDTLKSCHGILLECNHDEDMLWNGPYPYSLKQRVGGPLGHMSNKQAIQLLQSIISDDLELLIASHISEQNNCQDLVQKSVAEAINWPQDNVIIAGQDEGFGWYSIR; this comes from the coding sequence GTGCTAAAAGTAGCTTCGCTGGGTTCTGGGAGCAAAGGTAACGCAACACTTATTGCAACTGATAAAGCCACAGTCATGGTTGATTGTGGCTTTACGCTTAAAGAGACGTTAAAACGCCTTGAGCGCTTAGAGGTATCAGCTCACGACATTGATGCAGTTTTAGTGACTCACGAACACCAAGACCATATTAGTGGCGTTGGGCCTTTAAGCAGAAAGTTTGACATACCCGTCTGGTCTACACGCGGCTCCTTACTCTCGGGGAAGTGTGGAAAGTTAACCCAATATTCTATAATTGAAGGCTTTGAAGCATTCCAGATAGGTGATCTGGATATCTTACCAATTTCTGTGCCTCATGATGCTCGTGAGCCTTGTCAGTATTTATTTACGGCCTCTCAAAAGCACTTAGCGATTTTGACTGATTTGGGGTCTTATACGCCTGAAATTATTGATACCTTAAAATCGTGCCATGGCATTTTGTTGGAGTGTAATCATGATGAAGACATGCTGTGGAATGGGCCTTATCCGTATTCATTAAAGCAACGAGTAGGTGGGCCTTTGGGGCATATGAGTAACAAACAGGCCATACAGTTACTGCAAAGTATTATCAGCGATGATTTGGAGCTGCTTATTGCTAGTCACATTAGTGAACAGAACAACTGTCAAGACTTGGTTCAAAAATCTGTTGCAGAAGCGATAAACTGGCCCCAGGATAACGTGATTATAGCTGGTCAAGATGAAGGTTTTGGTTGGTACTCGATCCGTTAG